A genomic window from Spiroplasma helicoides includes:
- a CDS encoding lipoprotein, with the protein MKKLLSLLAATGLVASSGSVAVV; encoded by the coding sequence ATGAAAAAATTATTAAGTTTATTAGCTGCAACTGGACTTGTTGCTTCAAGCGGAAGCGTTGCGGTTGTGTAA
- a CDS encoding 4Fe-4S single cluster domain-containing protein: MSTIVINSIMKNPSLGDGPGYRTVLFLQGCNIFCNKCQNVETWDITCGNSIEIKELAELLRKKCFNKKLTISGGEPLMQIKELKELLELIKDFDICLYTGYELEEVPSEILKYLKYIKVGPFIWKERTTTMPFVGSKNQKFLEVNNEKSESE, translated from the coding sequence ATGAGTACCATAGTTATAAATTCAATCATGAAAAATCCTTCACTTGGTGATGGGCCTGGGTATAGAACAGTGCTTTTTTTACAAGGTTGTAATATTTTTTGCAATAAATGTCAAAATGTTGAGACATGAGATATAACTTGTGGTAATTCAATCGAAATTAAAGAGCTAGCTGAATTATTAAGAAAAAAGTGTTTTAATAAAAAGTTGACCATTTCAGGCGGTGAACCTTTGATGCAAATAAAAGAATTAAAAGAGTTATTAGAATTAATTAAAGATTTTGATATCTGTTTATATACGGGATATGAACTTGAAGAAGTACCTTCTGAAATATTAAAATATTTAAAATATATAAAAGTTGGACCATTTATTTGAAAAGAAAGAACTACAACTATGCCTTTCGTGGGTTCAAAAAACCAAAAGTTTTTGGAGGTAAATAATGAAAAAAGTGAATCAGAATAA
- a CDS encoding AAA family ATPase produces MIHIAIEGIDGVGKTTVSELLSKEINYKYVHKPLSEIFGENKISEYIGLRNKINTMENRNITAWFYCLGSIYMYEKYKKENIITDRHLASNYAWGDVEYNDDIFDLVLKKIGKPKLTVILYASEEILKKRILMRNKNDKDLKKIEYSNNHYKRLEKFCINKKINYIFINTDKLTPKNIVDIIKKSMGDLNEKS; encoded by the coding sequence ATGATTCATATTGCTATTGAAGGTATTGATGGAGTTGGCAAAACTACGGTTTCAGAACTGCTATCAAAAGAAATAAATTACAAGTATGTTCATAAACCTCTAAGTGAAATTTTTGGCGAAAACAAAATAAGTGAATATATAGGATTAAGAAACAAAATAAATACAATGGAAAATAGAAATATTACAGCTTGATTTTATTGTCTTGGTTCTATCTATATGTATGAAAAATATAAAAAAGAAAATATTATCACAGATCGACACTTGGCTTCTAACTATGCTTGAGGGGATGTTGAATATAATGATGATATTTTTGATTTAGTTTTAAAAAAAATTGGAAAACCAAAATTAACCGTCATTTTATATGCTTCAGAAGAAATATTAAAAAAAAGAATTTTAATGAGAAATAAAAATGACAAAGATTTAAAAAAAATTGAATATTCTAATAATCATTATAAAAGACTTGAAAAGTTTTGTATTAATAAAAAAATAAACTATATTTTTATTAATACAGATAAATTAACACCCAAAAATATAGTTGATATAATTAAAAAAAGTATGGGAGATTTAAATGAAAAATCTTAG
- a CDS encoding ABC transporter substrate-binding protein: MPLTSKRLLSTLSAMSAVSLTAASVVACAYNTNRLATIERSTDELVRTYQYPVQSWNTAWTFYSTDFDVLANTNATSLGVDEYGRVYGDIFAPNSDLKASTVGTTQDQKKWTYKIRENLHWYKNDGSLAGDITSLDYENAAEFIMRSSQTGSNLVSLWSDFIVGATELNLYLTHNKTVTFAEAKDKIKSDWQYTETIDGKEVLRKVAGVSEGFGLDTSKEGYITYNLKKPASYFESLLCYAVFAPMFVPKGEVVAEVDKREDISKGYYSGAYLPKINDGNQIVLERNQNYWFNDMVTINKIKYLNTSNATSSKDRELFEAGDTSGFMVNNDDAVGWNRYIGSDIDNPIFNYLYDVPTTESLSSYVLYFNTYNSDIDSGKTQNDKDRAVKASKLLQNKLARAFMSTSIDRSVFAKFYSEKFDGNSTVSKMIRNVYTAPGVAVDDSGKDYSKYVEQAVNSLENVSSSGKKLSLDDGNDALLGNSELFLGKNQNQENLIKEIKQYMLDENLISQQDSKLDLRVLVNPEESKTVVPKIINMFDRFNEITDNPIHISIVAASTKEDYQTLRSEGRFDLMTGGWAPDYADPAAFLNSYRIDGDLSTYTGSEKIIPALQSQKSQLYANANNTSKSYVESYKSFDEGIAKVDSTITAANQKVKRFEEFAKLESSYLYENFFVMPFYIKNAPKNYNISYVIPYTSNYAWSYGIAAYKDWSKVLNKTIISKEMAEEQRKRVEAYKISLSSENNFKKDDQNDRNHILFK, translated from the coding sequence ATGCCATTAACAAGTAAAAGGCTATTATCAACACTATCAGCTATGAGTGCTGTTTCTTTAACAGCAGCAAGTGTAGTTGCATGTGCTTATAACACAAATAGATTAGCAACAATTGAACGTTCAACAGATGAGTTAGTTAGAACTTATCAATATCCGGTTCAATCATGAAATACAGCGTGAACATTTTATTCAACAGATTTTGATGTTTTAGCAAACACTAACGCAACATCATTAGGTGTTGATGAATATGGAAGAGTGTATGGAGATATTTTTGCACCTAATAGTGATTTAAAAGCTTCAACTGTAGGTACAACTCAAGATCAAAAAAAATGAACATATAAAATAAGAGAAAATTTACATTGATACAAAAATGATGGGTCTTTAGCTGGAGACATAACTTCATTGGATTATGAAAATGCAGCAGAATTTATTATGAGATCAAGTCAAACAGGATCAAACTTAGTTTCTTTATGATCTGACTTTATAGTTGGGGCCACAGAATTAAACTTATATTTAACTCATAATAAAACAGTAACTTTTGCTGAGGCAAAAGATAAAATAAAAAGTGATTGACAGTATACTGAAACCATCGATGGTAAAGAAGTATTGCGTAAAGTTGCTGGAGTGAGCGAAGGTTTTGGTCTAGACACATCAAAAGAAGGATATATAACTTATAACTTAAAAAAACCAGCTTCATATTTTGAGTCACTTTTATGCTACGCGGTATTTGCACCGATGTTTGTGCCAAAGGGTGAAGTAGTTGCTGAAGTTGATAAAAGAGAAGATATTAGTAAAGGTTATTATTCAGGAGCTTACTTACCAAAAATAAATGATGGAAATCAAATAGTATTAGAAAGAAATCAAAATTATTGATTTAATGATATGGTTACAATCAATAAAATAAAATATTTAAATACTTCAAATGCGACTTCATCAAAAGATAGAGAATTATTTGAAGCAGGAGATACATCAGGGTTTATGGTAAACAATGATGATGCAGTTGGTTGAAATAGATATATAGGTTCAGATATTGATAATCCAATATTTAATTACCTATATGATGTTCCAACAACAGAATCATTATCATCATATGTTTTATATTTCAATACTTACAACTCTGATATAGACTCAGGTAAAACACAAAACGATAAAGATAGAGCAGTGAAAGCAAGTAAATTATTACAAAATAAACTAGCCAGAGCATTTATGTCAACTAGTATTGATAGAAGCGTATTTGCTAAGTTTTACTCTGAAAAGTTTGATGGTAATTCAACAGTTTCTAAAATGATAAGAAATGTTTATACAGCTCCAGGTGTTGCAGTTGATGACTCAGGAAAAGATTACTCAAAATATGTTGAACAAGCTGTTAACTCTCTAGAAAATGTTAGCTCAAGTGGAAAAAAATTAAGTTTAGATGATGGAAACGATGCATTACTAGGAAACTCTGAATTATTTTTGGGAAAAAATCAAAATCAAGAAAATTTAATTAAAGAAATAAAACAATATATGCTTGATGAAAATTTAATAAGTCAGCAAGACTCAAAGTTAGACTTAAGAGTTTTAGTTAATCCAGAAGAATCAAAAACAGTTGTACCAAAAATTATCAATATGTTTGATAGATTTAACGAAATTACTGACAACCCAATTCATATATCGATTGTTGCAGCATCTACAAAAGAGGATTATCAAACATTAAGAAGTGAGGGTAGATTTGATTTAATGACAGGGGGCTGAGCACCTGACTATGCTGACCCAGCTGCTTTTCTAAATTCTTATAGAATTGATGGTGATTTAAGTACATATACAGGTTCAGAAAAAATTATACCAGCTTTACAATCGCAAAAAAGTCAACTATATGCAAATGCAAACAATACTTCAAAAAGTTATGTTGAAAGTTATAAATCATTTGACGAAGGTATTGCAAAAGTAGACTCAACGATTACTGCAGCTAACCAAAAAGTTAAAAGATTTGAAGAGTTTGCTAAGCTAGAGTCTAGTTATTTATATGAAAATTTCTTTGTTATGCCTTTTTATATTAAAAATGCACCAAAAAATTACAACATAAGCTATGTGATTCCATACACATCAAACTATGCTTGATCATATGGTATAGCAGCATATAAAGATTGATCTAAAGTTTTAAATAAAACTATCATTTCAAAAGAAATGGCAGAAGAACAAAGAAAAAGAGTAGAGGCTTATAAAATTTCTTTATCAAGTGAAAATAATTTTAAAAAAGATGATCAAAATGATAGAAATCATATATTGTTTAAATAA
- a CDS encoding PTS transporter subunit EIIC, with product MSKKIDIYAPCDGEVLNLENLSDEIFSKKIMGEGFAIKSNTSEIKSIFDKSFIEKISPKKNSFKLKADNLTFLIHIGLETFEIGSKAFNISFKDGEYVSKNDTIITIDKELTKDIETIQYIPIVMNLDDSEGYTIQNIKYGKVKQGDKIAEISLNIQTEIDKFNQLLERKSKYEKIVEEIYEYVGTKANYSKFYNCVTRFRLVIKDKSLINEEAIKKIPIVKGIKWNGDELQIIIGGEVYKVREAFEKLVESKVETAISKTSAKKITTKKSVSFKDKLLAAVTGVIIPALPVIMAAGILKAIQAILTQTGVLQEVNLGNGPGQQPNISSYDIYTGVTYIIAEAGLSFMGIYFCYNTVKYMGGNQVMGIFVGLALVAPFFYSSGSWASFKLFSIGQIDIAIKGYQSSIIPQICAGVIYCYIDRFAKKWIPASVDIVLRPAFSFLCTMLISFIILGPIMGIIESGVFAGVTALNKVPYGIGVGIFTLLWQPLVLTGMHYPIIMPIMLDQAANDTTSTILVGTTIGVLGQAGATLALVLRTKSAQTKSIGLGSLPAAFFGVTEPAIYGTNLPKFWPFVWGCVGAGIAGFVSGLLNVVSYSGATPSMGLIFVVGFVRGGWKNIALGCMVLALAAVISFLLVLFTYRDRPDEAKSTKSIARLIARIYYKKTNKKILNTDFKKDLDALNALWTKEQKQFIKDTDKLFSCIEKIDVKIEYYKAKEEKEKDALLLKIKKAVNKENLDKLNKLKADYDKISYQEKISVLDKERIELIKQRDPIIEKLDVFQEKFMDQTHKLLKNLASDSKYAKFIDIDAHYYNAVHSLDIAYGISEKMPIKITRKEVKTI from the coding sequence ATGTCAAAAAAAATAGACATATATGCACCATGTGATGGAGAAGTTTTAAATTTAGAAAACTTAAGTGATGAGATATTCAGTAAAAAAATTATGGGTGAAGGATTTGCAATAAAATCAAATACTTCTGAAATTAAAAGTATTTTTGATAAATCTTTTATTGAAAAAATCAGTCCTAAAAAAAATTCTTTTAAATTAAAAGCTGATAATTTAACTTTCTTAATTCACATCGGATTAGAAACCTTTGAAATAGGTTCTAAAGCATTTAATATTTCTTTCAAAGATGGAGAGTATGTATCAAAAAATGACACTATCATAACAATCGATAAAGAGTTAACTAAGGATATTGAAACAATTCAATATATACCTATAGTTATGAATCTTGATGATTCAGAAGGTTATACAATACAAAATATCAAATATGGAAAAGTAAAACAGGGGGACAAAATTGCTGAAATTAGTTTAAACATTCAAACCGAAATAGATAAATTTAATCAACTACTAGAAAGAAAAAGTAAGTATGAAAAAATAGTTGAAGAAATTTATGAGTATGTTGGAACAAAAGCTAATTACTCAAAATTTTACAACTGTGTAACTAGATTTAGACTTGTTATTAAAGACAAAAGTCTTATTAATGAAGAAGCAATAAAAAAAATTCCTATTGTAAAAGGTATAAAATGAAATGGAGATGAGTTACAAATAATCATTGGAGGTGAGGTTTACAAGGTTAGAGAAGCTTTTGAAAAATTAGTTGAATCAAAAGTTGAAACAGCAATCTCTAAAACATCAGCTAAAAAAATAACAACTAAAAAATCAGTTTCATTTAAAGATAAATTATTAGCTGCGGTGACTGGAGTTATTATTCCAGCATTACCAGTAATTATGGCTGCTGGAATATTAAAAGCAATACAAGCAATATTAACTCAAACCGGCGTTTTGCAAGAAGTTAACTTAGGAAATGGTCCTGGTCAGCAACCAAATATTAGTTCATATGATATATATACAGGTGTAACATATATAATTGCAGAAGCAGGTTTATCATTTATGGGAATATATTTCTGTTATAACACTGTCAAGTATATGGGTGGAAACCAAGTTATGGGAATATTTGTTGGTTTAGCTTTAGTAGCACCTTTCTTCTATAGTAGTGGATCATGAGCAAGTTTCAAATTGTTCTCAATCGGTCAAATTGATATTGCGATTAAGGGTTATCAATCATCAATAATTCCACAAATTTGTGCCGGAGTTATTTATTGCTATATTGATAGATTTGCTAAAAAATGAATACCAGCAAGTGTAGATATCGTTTTAAGACCAGCATTTTCATTCTTATGTACAATGCTTATAAGTTTTATAATATTAGGCCCAATAATGGGAATAATAGAGTCTGGTGTATTTGCGGGAGTCACTGCATTAAATAAAGTTCCTTATGGAATTGGAGTTGGAATATTTACACTTCTATGACAACCACTTGTATTAACAGGAATGCATTACCCAATTATTATGCCAATAATGTTAGATCAAGCAGCTAATGATACAACATCAACTATATTAGTTGGTACAACAATTGGGGTGTTGGGTCAAGCAGGTGCAACATTAGCATTAGTATTAAGAACCAAATCAGCACAAACCAAATCAATTGGTTTAGGATCATTACCAGCAGCATTCTTTGGAGTGACTGAACCAGCTATATATGGAACCAATTTACCTAAATTCTGACCTTTTGTTTGAGGTTGTGTAGGAGCTGGAATAGCTGGGTTTGTATCAGGATTATTAAATGTAGTTTCTTATTCAGGAGCAACACCAAGTATGGGATTAATATTTGTCGTAGGATTTGTAAGAGGGGGATGAAAAAATATAGCCTTAGGTTGCATGGTTTTAGCACTAGCAGCGGTAATATCATTCTTACTTGTTCTATTTACATATAGAGATAGACCAGATGAGGCAAAATCAACAAAATCTATTGCAAGACTTATTGCAAGGATTTATTACAAAAAAACTAATAAAAAAATATTAAATACCGATTTTAAAAAAGACTTAGATGCTTTAAATGCTTTATGAACAAAAGAACAAAAACAATTTATTAAAGACACAGATAAATTATTTTCTTGTATAGAAAAAATAGATGTCAAAATAGAATATTACAAAGCTAAAGAAGAAAAAGAAAAAGATGCGCTATTATTAAAAATTAAAAAAGCTGTAAATAAAGAAAATTTAGATAAATTAAACAAGTTAAAAGCTGATTATGACAAAATTAGCTATCAAGAAAAAATATCAGTTTTGGATAAAGAAAGAATTGAATTAATTAAACAAAGAGATCCTATAATAGAAAAACTAGATGTATTTCAAGAAAAATTTATGGATCAAACTCATAAGTTATTAAAAAATTTAGCAAGTGATTCTAAATATGCAAAATTTATAGATATAGATGCTCATTATTACAATGCCGTTCACTCTCTTGATATAGCTTATGGAATATCTGAAAAAATGCCAATAAAAATTACAAGAAAAGAAGTCAAAACTATATAA
- a CDS encoding leucine-rich repeat protein gives MKNLSELRISKNMKYTALYNSLKLYEFKEDIYTRNISNKFCLKINVEEQKFFINDFFILDLITHESFVQLELIIKILENNFDLNSMHFSSNHSFAFENLNIKCFKWEDDFEVESLNNNQIFYKSRLVGGVIENEYIGKTNETFFNRGFLDDDNKKLDFFFIDDKLITKKDMIISKNKLVKYLGKDKIVYVPEGIEIIESECFWDNQFIEEVVLPNSIINLGGDTFYNCRNLKKICIPKNTKYMGNNPFAGCVNLVIDNKSDFFVYENDLLITNDRKKIIYYNINSLKKILEIKSTVEVIGKHAFYLCTNLNKITIPSSVIKLENNPFSGCDNLEIINHSSEYVVDNYIIYNKFKTTLIGCLPKLKTKSLELISTLKNISRNAFWNCKNIEKIVFPESLEQIGYNPFIGCSNIRFISKSKNFLVENDVLYNGDKSKIICYPNWKIDSEFIIDQEVIELERGAFSGNKNLKKISLHNVNIINKSTFSNCISLEDIYISDLIYYIGVWAFSYCKNLKKISVSKNTFIEKDAFSNCNVDISFRNKPENILVESDNLYTLKSMQKAFKNKIDSILIDPPYNSNIVYIGYKDQEFEKGYTNFIEERIKLLKPLLSEKGFLVINIDEGEYKNLYNLLVKHFGIDLVSLHKWKKIHPFFDENRVILNPYKKQTDFEYIIIARNTKEAKLKKISQPFIKEGLLCEVQSEVPEIFDCFGTTSSAKDEIEKLFGRRDYFSTPKPVKLMKELIRATTTDNSIIMDFFAGSGTTAHAMEDLNIEDNGRRTYIIISNNEKNICQDVTYRRLNTISSNFVFLKNKNV, from the coding sequence ATGAAAAATCTTAGTGAGTTGAGAATATCTAAAAATATGAAATATACTGCATTATATAATTCACTTAAATTATATGAGTTTAAAGAAGATATTTATACTAGAAATATTTCAAATAAATTTTGTTTGAAAATAAATGTTGAGGAGCAAAAGTTTTTTATCAATGATTTTTTTATTTTAGATTTAATAACACATGAGAGTTTTGTTCAACTTGAACTCATAATAAAAATTCTAGAAAATAACTTTGATTTAAATTCAATGCATTTTTCATCAAACCATTCTTTTGCATTTGAGAATTTAAACATAAAATGCTTTAAGTGAGAAGATGATTTTGAAGTTGAAAGTTTAAATAATAATCAAATTTTTTATAAATCTAGATTAGTTGGTGGAGTTATAGAAAATGAATATATAGGTAAAACGAATGAAACTTTTTTTAATCGTGGCTTTCTAGATGATGACAATAAAAAATTGGACTTCTTTTTTATTGATGACAAACTTATAACAAAAAAAGATATGATTATATCTAAAAACAAATTAGTTAAATATTTAGGAAAAGATAAAATAGTATATGTTCCCGAAGGTATTGAAATTATAGAATCAGAATGTTTTTGAGATAACCAATTTATTGAAGAGGTTGTCCTTCCTAACTCTATAATAAATTTGGGAGGAGATACCTTTTATAATTGCAGAAATTTAAAAAAAATATGTATCCCTAAAAATACTAAGTATATGGGCAACAATCCATTTGCAGGATGTGTAAACCTTGTAATAGACAATAAGTCAGATTTTTTTGTATATGAAAATGATCTTCTTATAACAAATGATAGAAAAAAAATAATTTACTATAATATAAATTCTTTAAAAAAAATCTTAGAGATTAAATCAACAGTTGAAGTTATTGGCAAACATGCTTTTTATCTATGCACTAATTTAAACAAAATCACTATCCCTTCAAGCGTTATAAAACTTGAAAATAATCCGTTTTCAGGATGTGACAATTTGGAAATAATAAATCATTCATCTGAGTATGTAGTAGATAATTACATTATATATAATAAATTTAAAACCACTTTAATAGGTTGTTTACCTAAATTAAAAACTAAAAGTTTAGAGCTTATAAGTACATTAAAAAATATTAGTAGAAATGCATTTTGAAATTGCAAAAATATAGAAAAAATAGTATTTCCTGAGTCGTTAGAACAGATTGGATATAATCCATTTATAGGATGTTCTAATATAAGGTTTATTTCTAAATCTAAAAACTTTTTAGTTGAAAATGATGTTTTATATAATGGAGATAAGAGTAAAATCATATGCTATCCAAATTGAAAAATAGATAGCGAATTTATAATAGATCAAGAAGTTATCGAACTTGAAAGAGGAGCTTTTTCAGGAAATAAAAATTTAAAAAAAATAAGCTTGCATAATGTAAATATAATTAATAAATCAACATTTTCCAACTGTATTTCACTGGAAGATATTTATATTTCTGATTTAATTTATTACATTGGAGTATGAGCTTTTTCATATTGTAAAAATTTAAAAAAAATTAGTGTAAGTAAAAATACTTTTATAGAAAAAGATGCATTTTCAAACTGTAATGTAGATATTTCTTTTAGAAATAAACCCGAGAACATTTTGGTTGAATCAGATAATTTGTATACTTTAAAATCTATGCAAAAAGCTTTTAAAAACAAAATTGATTCTATTTTAATTGATCCACCCTATAATTCTAATATTGTTTATATTGGTTACAAAGATCAAGAGTTTGAAAAAGGTTATACTAACTTTATAGAAGAAAGAATTAAACTTTTAAAACCACTACTTTCAGAAAAAGGGTTTTTGGTTATTAATATAGATGAAGGAGAATATAAAAACCTTTATAACTTATTGGTAAAACATTTTGGTATCGACTTGGTAAGTTTACATAAATGAAAAAAAATTCATCCTTTTTTTGATGAAAACAGAGTAATACTAAACCCATACAAAAAGCAAACAGATTTTGAATATATTATAATTGCAAGAAATACAAAGGAAGCAAAATTAAAAAAAATTAGCCAACCTTTTATCAAAGAAGGTTTGCTATGCGAGGTTCAAAGTGAAGTGCCAGAAATTTTTGATTGTTTTGGCACTACCAGTTCTGCAAAAGATGAAATAGAAAAATTATTTGGTAGAAGAGATTATTTTTCAACTCCAAAACCCGTAAAGTTAATGAAAGAATTAATAAGAGCAACTACAACAGACAATTCTATAATAATGGATTTTTTTGCAGGAAGTGGAACTACTGCGCATGCGATGGAAGACCTTAATATAGAAGATAACGGAAGAAGAACCTATATTATCATTTCTAATAATGAAAAAAATATTTGTCAAGACGTAACATATAGAAGATTAAATACTATAAGCTCAAACTTTGTTTTTTTGAAGAATAAAAATGTGTAA
- the nrdD gene encoding anaerobic ribonucleoside-triphosphate reductase, with the protein MKKVNQNKNDNAANRNSYVGSIYNIGEKNIKTNVLNSLDPKWKQMHEKGYIHIHDLDAYGLTYNCLTFDLLNCFPYEKFKGYNSATTIILVFDFLKDLFEKMGNEQSGGMSLANFDNDLAEIFEKMDVNYIENEEIFKASISSLINWCSQTYTRMGQTSYYVTLNIGLAKNDFARFLAKTLINQFNNSGDLIYKPNIVFKVKEGINRNPKDKNYDLLMESLKCSSKKMIPTYLLCDSKMESDNNPELLSVMGCRTRVYENIYDTKGAVGRSNIANISINLPRIALETMENKSTESIEYNFDLAYKKWEEIAKITGDILVDRFNKTCLANKSFFPTNLAYKLWCKDMNINDLNEVFKNGTLSIGFIGLSEFVEILANQKYWINERVYQLTLDFVEKMRVFINELMYEKKLNFSLLATNGELISGRFVDLDKKTFNSRVFEKGFYTNSFHIEVDSLLPAYKKIELEGPFHQYSNGGSITYVELNEAPIGNEEGLKDLLEIAIKADVRYLGYNFKKDVCASCGVSGNFDVCSECKSVDIIRVRRVSGYLEIQDYFTKGKLYESKQRKKN; encoded by the coding sequence ATGAAAAAAGTGAATCAGAATAAAAATGATAATGCAGCCAATAGAAATAGCTATGTTGGTAGTATATACAACATCGGAGAAAAAAATATAAAGACAAATGTTTTAAATAGTTTGGACCCAAAGTGAAAACAAATGCATGAGAAAGGATATATTCACATACATGATCTTGACGCATATGGTTTAACATATAACTGTTTAACTTTTGATTTACTAAATTGTTTTCCTTACGAAAAATTCAAAGGTTATAATAGTGCAACCACTATTATTCTAGTTTTTGATTTTTTAAAAGACTTATTTGAAAAAATGGGAAATGAGCAAAGCGGAGGGATGTCCTTAGCTAATTTTGATAATGACCTAGCTGAAATTTTTGAAAAAATGGATGTTAACTATATTGAAAATGAAGAAATATTTAAAGCATCTATAAGCTCGCTCATTAATTGATGTAGTCAAACTTATACAAGAATGGGACAAACTAGTTACTATGTTACTTTAAATATAGGACTTGCTAAAAATGATTTTGCCAGATTTTTGGCAAAAACGTTGATTAATCAGTTTAATAACTCAGGAGATTTGATTTATAAACCAAATATAGTTTTTAAAGTTAAGGAGGGTATTAACAGAAACCCAAAAGATAAAAACTATGACTTATTAATGGAATCTCTAAAATGTAGTTCAAAAAAAATGATACCAACTTATTTATTGTGTGATAGTAAAATGGAATCTGATAATAACCCTGAATTATTATCGGTTATGGGTTGTCGTACAAGGGTGTATGAAAATATATATGATACCAAAGGTGCTGTTGGAAGAAGTAATATAGCAAATATATCTATAAATTTACCAAGAATTGCGCTAGAAACTATGGAAAATAAAAGTACTGAATCTATAGAATATAATTTTGACTTAGCCTACAAAAAATGAGAAGAAATAGCAAAAATCACAGGAGATATATTAGTTGATAGATTTAATAAAACATGTTTAGCTAATAAAAGCTTCTTTCCAACTAATTTAGCTTATAAACTTTGATGTAAAGACATGAATATAAATGATTTAAATGAAGTGTTTAAGAATGGTACACTTTCAATCGGTTTTATAGGTCTAAGTGAGTTTGTTGAAATACTAGCAAATCAAAAATATTGAATAAATGAAAGAGTTTACCAATTAACATTAGACTTTGTTGAGAAAATGAGAGTATTTATAAATGAGCTTATGTATGAAAAAAAACTTAATTTTTCACTCCTTGCAACAAATGGTGAACTTATAAGCGGAAGATTTGTAGACTTGGATAAAAAAACTTTTAACTCTAGGGTATTTGAAAAAGGTTTTTATACAAATTCATTTCATATTGAAGTTGACAGCTTATTACCAGCTTATAAAAAGATAGAATTAGAAGGACCTTTTCATCAATACAGTAACGGTGGTTCAATAACATATGTAGAGTTAAATGAGGCCCCAATTGGTAATGAAGAAGGCTTAAAAGATCTACTTGAAATTGCCATTAAAGCAGATGTAAGATATTTAGGGTATAATTTTAAAAAAGATGTTTGTGCCAGTTGTGGAGTATCGGGGAATTTTGATGTTTGCTCAGAATGTAAATCAGTTGATATTATTAGAGTGCGTAGAGTGAGTGGATATCTAGAAATTCAAGATTATTTTACAAAAGGTAAATTGTACGAAAGTAAACAAAGAAAGAAAAATTAA
- a CDS encoding GNAT family N-acetyltransferase: MELQFEQDYGIYNEVFKKAIQLREKVFIVERGSLRKVDIDDYDEKGYHFIATYNNELVCCARAIIKKDKLYWGRIAVEKEYRSKKLSLVVLEKLKQFSKDVLKQNTVYVNAVYSVKDFYTKFGFVEFGDIFVEDGVDHIAMKLDM, encoded by the coding sequence ATGGAATTACAATTTGAACAAGATTATGGTATTTATAATGAAGTTTTTAAAAAAGCAATACAATTAAGAGAAAAAGTTTTTATTGTCGAAAGAGGTTCTCTAAGAAAAGTTGATATAGATGATTATGATGAGAAAGGTTATCATTTTATTGCAACTTACAACAACGAGTTGGTTTGTTGCGCTAGAGCAATTATTAAAAAAGACAAATTATACTGAGGTAGAATTGCAGTTGAAAAAGAGTATCGATCAAAAAAACTAAGTCTAGTAGTATTAGAAAAGCTAAAACAATTTAGCAAAGATGTTTTAAAACAAAATACCGTTTATGTAAATGCTGTTTATAGTGTTAAAGATTTTTACACCAAATTTGGTTTTGTAGAATTTGGAGACATATTTGTTGAAGATGGTGTAGATCATATAGCAATGAAATTGGATATGTAA